GAGAGGTTTGGTGAGCGGTTGGGCCCGCCTTGACTCGCGTCAGTCGAGGCAGGCCCGCCTGCCGGCGAGGCAGGGGTGGTGGGTGTTGGGGTAGGTGTAGGAGGAGTGGAAGAAGTGGTGGTAAGAAGCGCGTTTAATTTCGCTCGAGTGGCAGGGCCTACTTGGCCGTAGCCGGTGGTGAGAGGAGTACCTGCGGAAACGATGTTGTGCTTTTGCTGGAAGCGTTTGACGGCGGCTTCGGTGAGGGAGCCATAGTAGCCGGTGATGAGACCTTCGGGGTAGAGCGTTGGGTCTTTGGCAAGAAAGGTCTGGAGAGCCGTGACCTCGCTCCCTTCGCTTCCCTTTCCTAAGGTGGTGATGAAGGAAGACAAAGACACAGACGCCGAAGGCGTCTGTGTTGGTTCTGCTTGTTTGAGAGTTTGGAGTTCAGTCTGGAGAGTTTGTATCTCTGCGAAGAGTGCCGCGATCTTTATCTCAAGGTCGGAGAGAGTTTGGGCGCCTGCCACGGCAGGCAGGCCGACAAAAAGCGGAAGAGCAAGGGTGATGAGGAGTGTGAAGAGGAGTTTTTTCATGTTATTTTTTCACCACAAGCACCAGTCCCGCAGTGGCGTCCCATGTTGAGGAAGATGGTGCGGTAATTGATGCGACGGCGCTTCCGCTCACCGAGCCGCTTCCCAACACCGATGCAGTGCGCGTGTCATACCAAGTATAAAAATAACTTCCCGTTGCTAAATTAATTCGCGCACCTGTGTTTGATTTAGTTCCCCAGAAATATGCGATGTACGTCGCGCCGGGATTTGCCATCACTTGCCAGTCACTCCCCGGACCTCCGGATACCAGAGAATCGTATTCGTTACCACCGCCATCAACCGGGGAAAGTGTGGAGAAGTTAGCCGCCTCCGCAACTGTGCGAAGCGCACGAAGACGTTCAGCACCCGTTCCCCACTCGCTTGAGCCGATATTGTTTGAATCATCTTGGTAAAAACCTATGTACCCACCAGAGAGAAAGAGTCCCCATGCGTATTGTGTTTCTACATCAAGCTCACTGTAAAGAACGGTAGCACCGCTAGGTAAAGAGTGTGTCTCGTTGACCACAAGCGCCTTGCCAGACGACTGAATACCATGCAACAAGTTAGAA
This is a stretch of genomic DNA from Patescibacteria group bacterium. It encodes these proteins:
- a CDS encoding peptidoglycan-binding domain-containing protein → MKKLLFTLLITLALPLFVGLPAVAGAQTLSDLEIKIAALFAEIQTLQTELQTLKQAEPTQTPSASVSLSSFITTLGKGSEGSEVTALQTFLAKDPTLYPEGLITGYYGSLTEAAVKRFQQKHNIVSAGTPLTTGYGQVGPATRAKLNALLTTTSSTPPTPTPTPTTPASPAGGPASTDASQGGPNRSPNLS